A single genomic interval of Koleobacter methoxysyntrophicus harbors:
- the rplI gene encoding 50S ribosomal protein L9, producing the protein MDVILQKDVKNLGSKGDVVKVAEGYGRNYLIPKGLAIEATDKNMAELKMKKKQQKKREERELQEAQNIARKIDDKRLVLKVKAGEKGRLFGSITTKDIAEKIQSDYGVELDKRKIELAQPIRTLGNYRVEIKIHPGVIATLNVVVEKQDE; encoded by the coding sequence ATGGATGTTATCCTTCAAAAGGATGTAAAGAATTTAGGTTCAAAAGGTGATGTGGTAAAGGTTGCGGAAGGATATGGAAGAAATTACCTTATACCGAAGGGCCTGGCCATTGAAGCCACTGATAAGAATATGGCAGAACTGAAGATGAAAAAGAAACAGCAGAAGAAAAGGGAAGAACGGGAGCTTCAGGAGGCGCAAAATATAGCCAGAAAAATAGATGACAAAAGGCTGGTCCTGAAGGTTAAGGCCGGTGAAAAGGGCAGGTTATTCGGTTCTATTACAACTAAAGATATAGCTGAAAAGATACAGAGCGATTACGGGGTTGAACTTGACAAAAGAAAGATCGAATTAGCTCAGCCTATAAGGACCCTGGGTAATTACCGGGTAGAGATTAAGATTCATCCGGGGGTTATCGCTACCCTCAATGTGGTGGTAGAAAAACAGGATGAATAA
- a CDS encoding YybS family protein, whose amino-acid sequence MTQNFTKTRSIVEGALLSAITVLLSIASIYLPVLGILATFIWPVPIILLGIRHGIKTSIMATIVSGLIVAMISEPLQAVTIIIGFGLTGIALGYAIRRDFSPGATMAIGTVASTVSKVIIIGISMIVLNINPIKLQMDVLIEAVDKAAEFYSSIGIDTERIKPIINAFHDMAKVFHLIIPGMLLTASIADTFLNFTVARLVLKKLGHRVRNFPPFIYWQFPPYTVALFLTGIIMAMLYNYYPVEAFKTIGMNFAIFFPYVFILQGLSLLGFYLNKIKVSKILRGLIVFMVIMTPFFTQVLMWAGMLEILFNFRKLKREP is encoded by the coding sequence TTGACCCAGAATTTCACTAAAACCAGATCTATCGTTGAGGGAGCACTCCTTTCGGCAATAACGGTGCTTTTAAGCATTGCCAGCATATATTTGCCTGTGCTGGGAATACTGGCAACCTTTATATGGCCGGTGCCCATAATCCTCTTGGGTATAAGGCACGGCATAAAAACCAGCATTATGGCAACTATAGTTTCAGGGCTCATAGTAGCTATGATATCGGAGCCCCTTCAGGCTGTAACCATAATCATCGGGTTCGGACTGACGGGTATAGCCCTCGGCTACGCCATCAGGAGGGATTTTTCTCCCGGCGCCACAATGGCTATAGGGACGGTAGCCTCCACCGTTTCCAAGGTGATAATTATAGGAATTTCAATGATTGTACTGAATATCAATCCCATTAAGCTCCAGATGGATGTTCTAATAGAAGCCGTTGATAAGGCTGCAGAATTTTACTCCTCCATTGGTATAGATACGGAACGCATTAAACCGATTATAAATGCCTTTCATGATATGGCAAAGGTCTTTCATTTAATAATCCCGGGTATGCTGCTTACGGCATCCATAGCAGACACATTTTTGAATTTCACCGTTGCACGCCTGGTGCTCAAAAAGCTAGGACACAGGGTAAGAAATTTTCCGCCCTTTATATACTGGCAATTCCCGCCATATACCGTTGCCCTGTTTCTAACAGGTATAATTATGGCGATGCTGTATAATTATTATCCGGTTGAGGCTTTTAAGACCATAGGGATGAATTTTGCTATCTTTTTTCCGTATGTGTTTATTCTTCAGGGCCTTTCCCTTCTCGGGTTCTATTTAAACAAAATAAAGGTTTCAAAGATTCTCAGGGGCCTAATAGTATTTATGGTAATTATGACCCCTTTCTTTACCCAGGTCCTTATGTGGGCGGGGATGCTGGAGATATTGTTTAATTTCAGAAAGCTAAAAAGGGAACCCTAA
- a CDS encoding DHH family phosphoesterase, translating into MSNKFAKGFISYNARIYLLIIFILIVLLSYYNWRMSIMGAIILLSLIYYNWETNRRRRIEWENYVERLIKTADTASLNAVINLPIGMVILDMSGIIRWYNPYFSKIFSNDESEADSLKAKGDDILDQDIKQFLPNLNIDMILKEQGQESAEVGVGKRVYKVIGRVLKNRGRLQDSRYLIALYWQDITSLKELQREYALERDVIAYIQVDNYEEVMQSTEDASKPLVAAEIERNLREWAQQLKGLLTKFAEDKYILMFKKRYFEALTKEKFGILDRFREIRVGNGIPITLSIGVGLEGQTISETAVFAHRALDLALGRGGDQAAVKMRDRVSFYGGKSKAVEKRTKVKARVIAHALRELIEGADNILVMAHDVPDMDALGAAVGMIKAGKVVGKEAYFLYQDTNPSLHEFVDLLRQDREYEEAMISEERALKIINPGTLLIIVDTHKPSFVASREVLSKVDKIVVIDHHRRSEEFIENPLLVYLEPYASSTCELVTEALQYLDDDIKMKEIEATALLAGIIMDTQNFSFKTGVRTFEAASFLRRAGADPTIIHQLFQEDIESIINRAEAIRNAKILYNSIAVSIFPKKMKNCYLIAAQGANALLNVKNVTASFVICEADRGVVISGRSLGKINVQVILEKLGGGGHLTVAGAQLNGIGPEEAFEELKKAIEEYMEEGE; encoded by the coding sequence ATGAGCAATAAATTTGCAAAAGGGTTTATAAGCTACAATGCAAGGATATATTTGCTGATAATTTTCATCCTTATAGTCCTTCTCTCTTATTACAACTGGCGCATGTCCATTATGGGTGCAATAATACTTTTGAGCCTGATATACTACAACTGGGAGACCAACAGAAGAAGAAGGATCGAATGGGAAAATTATGTTGAAAGGCTTATAAAAACCGCCGATACCGCTTCTTTAAATGCCGTCATAAACCTGCCTATAGGAATGGTTATTCTGGATATGAGCGGTATAATCCGGTGGTATAATCCTTATTTCAGTAAAATTTTTTCCAACGATGAATCTGAGGCCGATTCCCTGAAGGCCAAAGGGGATGATATTCTTGACCAGGATATAAAGCAGTTTTTACCCAACCTAAACATTGATATGATTTTAAAAGAACAGGGCCAGGAGAGCGCCGAAGTGGGGGTAGGCAAAAGGGTATATAAGGTTATAGGAAGGGTCCTGAAGAACAGGGGCCGGCTGCAGGATTCCAGATACTTAATAGCCCTTTACTGGCAGGATATAACTTCACTAAAAGAACTGCAGAGGGAATATGCCCTAGAAAGGGACGTGATTGCATATATTCAGGTGGATAATTATGAAGAGGTCATGCAGAGCACAGAGGACGCCAGCAAACCCCTTGTGGCGGCTGAAATAGAAAGGAATCTCAGGGAATGGGCACAGCAGCTGAAGGGTTTGTTAACCAAATTTGCCGAGGATAAGTACATATTGATGTTTAAAAAACGTTATTTTGAAGCATTAACGAAGGAAAAATTCGGCATCCTGGATAGATTCCGTGAAATCAGGGTGGGAAATGGGATCCCAATAACCCTGAGCATAGGCGTCGGTCTTGAGGGTCAGACTATATCTGAAACAGCGGTATTTGCTCACAGAGCCCTGGATTTGGCCCTTGGCCGCGGCGGTGACCAGGCGGCAGTAAAGATGAGAGACAGGGTTTCATTCTATGGAGGAAAAAGCAAAGCCGTAGAGAAGAGGACTAAGGTCAAGGCCAGGGTGATTGCCCATGCTCTGAGGGAATTGATAGAAGGTGCCGACAATATACTTGTAATGGCCCACGATGTACCGGATATGGATGCCCTCGGGGCGGCGGTAGGTATGATTAAAGCCGGAAAGGTTGTTGGAAAAGAAGCATATTTCCTGTATCAGGATACCAACCCATCGCTTCATGAATTTGTCGATCTGCTAAGACAGGACAGGGAATACGAAGAAGCCATGATATCCGAAGAAAGGGCGCTCAAGATTATAAACCCGGGTACCCTTCTTATAATAGTTGATACTCACAAGCCCAGTTTTGTAGCCAGCAGGGAAGTTCTAAGTAAAGTGGATAAGATAGTTGTAATTGACCACCACAGGAGGAGTGAGGAGTTCATCGAAAACCCGCTGCTGGTCTATCTTGAACCCTATGCATCCTCTACATGCGAACTGGTTACAGAGGCCCTACAGTACCTGGATGATGATATAAAGATGAAGGAAATAGAGGCTACAGCCCTCCTTGCCGGGATAATAATGGATACTCAGAATTTCTCCTTTAAAACTGGAGTGAGAACCTTTGAGGCAGCTTCATTTTTAAGAAGGGCGGGGGCTGACCCTACTATTATACACCAGCTCTTTCAGGAGGACATAGAGTCAATCATAAACAGGGCCGAGGCAATAAGAAATGCAAAAATACTATATAACAGCATTGCAGTATCCATTTTCCCAAAGAAAATGAAGAACTGCTATCTAATAGCAGCTCAGGGTGCTAATGCCCTTTTAAATGTAAAGAATGTGACGGCATCTTTTGTTATCTGTGAAGCAGACAGGGGTGTTGTGATAAGCGGGCGTTCCCTGGGGAAAATCAACGTTCAGGTCATACTAGAAAAACTGGGGGGAGGAGGCCACCTGACTGTGGCAGGTGCCCAGCTTAACGGTATAGGACCTGAAGAGGCCTTTGAAGAGCTGAAAAAGGCTATCGAAGAATATATGGAGGAAGGTGAATAG
- the rpsR gene encoding 30S ribosomal protein S18, producing the protein MKSNRGRRNKKKICNFCIDNIDRIDYKDISRLRRYITERGKILPRRVTGNCARHQRQLTTAIKRARNIALLPFTAE; encoded by the coding sequence ATGAAATCGAATAGAGGTCGCAGAAACAAAAAGAAGATATGCAATTTCTGTATAGATAACATCGATAGAATAGATTATAAAGATATCAGCAGGTTGCGCAGGTACATCACCGAAAGGGGAAAAATCCTTCCAAGAAGGGTTACCGGCAATTGTGCACGCCATCAAAGACAGTTAACTACGGCTATTAAAAGGGCAAGGAATATAGCACTTTTACCCTTTACAGCGGAGTAA
- a CDS encoding MazG-like family protein, producing MVPFDEELDITRNIKMIEWLKTELLGGVSSLFKVMLGGSREGILDILCNIIMVSYLLGKRLGLNFARIDLQMENKIRLNIDRGHEAEKWYGDLTELAQYLERNRGKSH from the coding sequence ATGGTACCCTTTGATGAAGAACTCGACATCACAAGGAACATAAAAATGATTGAATGGTTGAAAACCGAGCTTTTGGGAGGGGTTTCTTCCCTATTCAAAGTTATGCTTGGAGGAAGCAGAGAAGGTATTCTTGATATCCTCTGCAATATTATAATGGTTTCCTATCTCCTGGGTAAAAGGCTGGGTTTGAACTTTGCACGAATAGATTTGCAGATGGAGAACAAAATAAGGTTGAATATTGACAGAGGGCATGAAGCCGAAAAGTGGTACGGGGACCTTACAGAACTGGCCCAATACCTGGAAAGAAATAGAGGGAAAAGCCACTAG
- the rpsF gene encoding 30S ribosomal protein S6 has protein sequence MRNYETLFIIDPNLDEEAIKNLIEKFKGLIETNGGEITNLDEWGKRRLAYKVENLTEGYYVLINFKGEPAVAQDLERVFKITDGIVKYLIIRNEE, from the coding sequence ATGAGGAATTACGAAACCCTGTTCATAATTGATCCAAATCTTGATGAAGAAGCGATAAAGAACCTGATTGAAAAGTTCAAAGGATTAATAGAAACAAATGGCGGAGAGATAACCAATCTGGACGAATGGGGAAAGAGAAGGCTTGCTTATAAGGTTGAAAACCTTACAGAGGGGTACTATGTGCTTATTAACTTCAAAGGTGAGCCGGCCGTAGCTCAGGACCTGGAAAGGGTCTTCAAGATTACCGACGGGATAGTAAAATACCTCATTATCAGGAATGAAGAATAA
- a CDS encoding single-stranded DNA-binding protein, with protein sequence MNKVILIGRLTRDPELRYLTSGAAVATFTIAVDRPFTNQQGERETDFIKIVTWRKLAENCANNLNKGRLVGVSGRLQIRSYEGEDGQRRWVTEVVADEVQFLDWPKDRSGGFDSNEYEDFGSDPGGEPSDDLPF encoded by the coding sequence ATGAATAAGGTTATATTGATCGGCAGGTTGACAAGGGATCCCGAATTAAGGTATCTGACCAGTGGAGCAGCTGTTGCTACCTTTACCATTGCCGTAGACAGACCATTTACAAATCAGCAGGGAGAAAGGGAGACCGACTTTATAAAGATAGTTACATGGAGGAAGCTTGCCGAAAACTGTGCAAACAATCTCAATAAAGGAAGGCTTGTGGGGGTTTCCGGCAGACTTCAGATAAGGTCATATGAAGGCGAGGACGGGCAGAGGCGGTGGGTTACCGAAGTAGTGGCAGATGAGGTTCAATTCTTAGACTGGCCCAAGGACAGGAGTGGAGGCTTTGATTCCAACGAATATGAAGATTTCGGTTCTGACCCGGGAGGGGAACCTTCAGATGACCTGCCGTTTTAA